A genome region from Solirubrobacter pauli includes the following:
- a CDS encoding MFS transporter has product MGVLRLRDFRLLLGAQAVSVLGDRMVAIALAFAVIELGGSASEIGIVLAVRTLPMIGTLLIGGVVADRVSRRAVMVAADLTRLLTQGAIGVLLVTGAAEVWMLALLSGFTGAATGFFNPASTGLLPSIVPPERLQEANGVRATALSGGEIAGPAVAGVLIAAFGPGWALTLDALTFAASALLLLRLRVPEREARAAPSTFLADLREGWGMFRSLTWVWTFVLAASASNLVWGAWTTLGPVIAERDLGGAAAWGTVLGAMGIGALVGGLLAVRVRSRRPLVLASLIYALFALPFAFLAVGAPVGLLAIGSLFAGIAMMLGNSVWEATLMRHVPRAALSRVSAYDWFGSIAFQPLGLVIWGPIAALIGISASLWVAFACVLVTTAFLIASPAIRELRDEAPPPAAQPAV; this is encoded by the coding sequence GTGGGGGTGCTTCGGCTGCGGGACTTCCGCCTGCTGCTCGGCGCGCAGGCGGTGTCGGTGCTCGGCGACCGCATGGTCGCCATCGCGCTGGCCTTCGCCGTGATCGAGCTCGGCGGCTCGGCCTCCGAGATCGGCATCGTGCTCGCCGTCAGGACGTTGCCGATGATCGGCACGCTGTTGATCGGCGGCGTGGTGGCGGACCGGGTCTCGCGGCGCGCGGTGATGGTCGCCGCCGATCTCACCCGGCTGCTGACGCAGGGCGCGATCGGCGTGCTGCTGGTCACCGGGGCCGCGGAGGTGTGGATGCTCGCGCTGCTCTCGGGGTTCACCGGCGCCGCCACCGGCTTCTTCAACCCGGCGTCCACGGGGTTGCTGCCGAGCATCGTCCCACCTGAGCGCCTGCAGGAGGCCAACGGCGTCCGGGCCACTGCGCTCAGCGGCGGGGAGATCGCGGGTCCGGCGGTCGCCGGCGTGCTGATCGCGGCCTTCGGACCCGGCTGGGCGCTGACGCTCGACGCGCTTACGTTCGCCGCCAGCGCGCTGCTGCTGCTCCGGCTGCGGGTTCCCGAGCGCGAGGCCCGCGCTGCGCCGAGCACGTTCCTCGCCGACCTGCGCGAAGGCTGGGGCATGTTCCGCTCGCTCACGTGGGTGTGGACGTTCGTGCTTGCGGCCTCGGCGTCGAACCTGGTGTGGGGCGCGTGGACGACCCTCGGCCCGGTGATCGCCGAGCGTGACCTGGGCGGCGCGGCCGCGTGGGGCACCGTCCTGGGCGCCATGGGCATCGGCGCGTTGGTCGGCGGGCTCCTCGCCGTGCGTGTGCGCAGCCGCCGGCCGCTCGTCCTCGCCTCGCTCATCTACGCGCTGTTCGCGCTTCCGTTCGCGTTCCTCGCCGTCGGTGCGCCCGTGGGCCTGCTCGCCATCGGGAGCCTGTTCGCCGGCATCGCGATGATGCTCGGCAACTCGGTCTGGGAAGCGACGCTCATGCGTCACGTGCCGCGCGCGGCGCTGTCGCGTGTGAGCGCCTACGACTGGTTCGGATCGATCGCCTTCCAGCCGCTCGGGCTCGTGATCTGGGGACCGATCGCGGCGCTGATCGGCATCTCGGCCTCGCTGTGGGTCGCGTTCGCGTGCGTGCTCGTCACGACGGCGTTCCTGATCGCCTCGCCCGCGATTCGCGAGCTGCGCGACGAGGCGCCGCCACCAGCGGCTCAGCCGGCGGTGTAG
- a CDS encoding GNAT family N-acetyltransferase, whose amino-acid sequence MDQLLTPRLLLRPFTPQDVALVHPIYSDPEVMRYVATGPMADLAYTRRLLDDYTDHQVLHGYSFWAVVERSSGALIGDAGLYRTPGGEVELGYTLGAAWWGRGYATEAAGTWLQVAFERLGVDEVVALAEPANVASLHVLTKLGMQRTGERLAFGRPHAVFRGQRPASIASMPSSTR is encoded by the coding sequence GTGGATCAGCTCCTCACGCCGCGCCTCCTGCTGCGCCCGTTCACCCCGCAAGACGTGGCCCTCGTGCACCCGATCTACTCGGACCCCGAGGTCATGCGCTACGTGGCCACAGGCCCGATGGCCGACCTCGCGTACACCCGCCGCCTGCTGGACGACTACACCGACCACCAGGTCCTGCACGGATACTCGTTCTGGGCCGTGGTCGAACGGTCGTCAGGAGCGCTGATCGGCGACGCGGGGCTGTACCGGACGCCGGGCGGCGAAGTCGAGCTGGGATACACACTCGGAGCCGCGTGGTGGGGGCGCGGCTACGCGACCGAGGCCGCCGGCACGTGGCTGCAGGTGGCGTTCGAGCGGCTCGGGGTGGACGAGGTGGTCGCGTTGGCCGAGCCGGCGAACGTCGCGTCGCTGCACGTGCTGACGAAGCTCGGCATGCAGCGCACGGGCGAGCGACTCGCGTTCGGCCGCCCCCACGCCGTGTTCCGCGGTCAGCGGCCGGCGAGCATCGCCTCGATGCCGTCGAGCACGCGCTGA
- a CDS encoding TetR/AcrR family transcriptional regulator, producing MPESTGGSDFRISLKLLWGTKERAPRGPKPTLTIEQIVEVAVALADAEGIENVSMRRVAERLGVGAMSLYRYVPSKAELLDLMLDSIHAEPPGIPAPPESESWRPRLAWHARESRALIQRHPWMLQVRMGQRPPLGPNILAVFNAYLGTVKDIGLTPAETLAVTELVGNYVQGATRRDVEAAQTERESGVSDETWWDERQEFWEQYFDVERFPHITLMWEQGGYDEPIDQFEFGLQRVLDGIEAMLAGR from the coding sequence ATGCCTGAATCGACCGGCGGAAGCGACTTCCGCATCAGCCTGAAGCTCCTCTGGGGCACGAAGGAACGCGCGCCGCGCGGCCCGAAGCCCACGCTCACGATCGAGCAGATCGTGGAGGTGGCCGTGGCGCTCGCGGACGCCGAGGGCATCGAGAACGTGAGCATGCGGCGGGTCGCCGAGCGGCTCGGCGTCGGCGCGATGTCGCTGTACCGCTACGTGCCGTCGAAGGCCGAGTTGCTCGACCTGATGCTGGACTCGATCCACGCCGAGCCTCCCGGCATCCCCGCGCCGCCGGAGAGCGAGTCGTGGCGCCCGCGCCTCGCCTGGCACGCCCGCGAGAGCCGAGCGCTCATCCAGCGCCACCCCTGGATGCTGCAGGTGCGCATGGGCCAGCGACCCCCGCTCGGCCCGAACATCCTCGCGGTGTTCAACGCCTACCTGGGCACGGTCAAGGACATCGGGCTCACCCCGGCGGAGACGCTCGCGGTCACCGAGCTCGTCGGTAACTACGTCCAGGGTGCGACGCGCCGCGACGTCGAAGCCGCGCAGACGGAGCGGGAGAGCGGTGTCTCGGACGAAACCTGGTGGGACGAGCGCCAGGAGTTCTGGGAGCAGTACTTCGACGTCGAGCGCTTCCCGCACATCACGCTGATGTGGGAGCAGGGCGGCTACGACGAGCCGATCGACCAGTTCGAGTTCGGCCTTCAGCGCGTGCTCGACGGCATCGAGGCGATGCTCGCCGGCCGCTGA
- a CDS encoding ATP-binding cassette domain-containing protein gives MGELAIVAEGLRKRYRDTVALDGLDLAVPEGTVCGLLGPNGAGKTTAVRVLATLLRMDSGHARVAGCDVASEPRAVRARIGLTSQHDAVDEVLTGRQNLEMFGRLHHLSPRAARRRADELLERFGLSEAALRPAKKYSGGMRRRLDLAASFIRAPRVLFLDEPTTGQDPRNRNEVWDVVRTLVAEGTTVLLTTHYLDEADQLADSISVIDRGRVIAAGTPAELKARVGGSQIDVVVAAEADVSIAATAVELACGSAPTVDATTRRITAPAPEPVTTLGAVLRGLEDVGVAAEDVALRRPTLDEVFLQLTGQPAAEQVAA, from the coding sequence GTGGGTGAGCTGGCGATCGTCGCAGAAGGGCTGCGCAAGCGGTACCGGGACACGGTGGCCCTGGACGGGCTCGACCTGGCGGTGCCGGAGGGCACCGTGTGCGGGCTGCTCGGCCCGAACGGCGCGGGCAAGACGACCGCGGTGCGCGTGCTGGCGACGTTGCTGCGGATGGACTCCGGCCACGCGCGGGTCGCGGGGTGCGACGTCGCCTCGGAGCCGCGCGCGGTGCGGGCTCGGATCGGCCTCACCAGCCAGCATGATGCGGTCGACGAGGTGCTGACCGGCCGCCAGAACCTGGAGATGTTCGGGCGGCTGCATCATCTCTCCCCTCGTGCGGCGCGCCGGCGAGCGGACGAGCTGCTTGAGCGCTTCGGGCTGAGCGAGGCGGCGTTGCGGCCAGCGAAGAAGTACTCGGGCGGCATGCGCCGGCGGCTCGACCTGGCCGCGAGCTTCATCCGCGCCCCGCGCGTGCTGTTCCTGGACGAGCCGACCACGGGACAGGACCCGCGCAACCGCAACGAGGTGTGGGACGTCGTGCGCACGCTGGTGGCCGAGGGCACGACCGTGCTGCTCACGACGCACTACCTCGACGAGGCGGACCAGCTCGCGGACTCGATCTCGGTGATCGACCGCGGCCGCGTGATCGCGGCCGGCACGCCGGCGGAGCTCAAGGCGCGGGTCGGCGGCTCGCAGATCGACGTGGTCGTGGCGGCGGAGGCGGACGTGTCGATCGCGGCGACCGCCGTCGAGCTGGCGTGCGGCTCCGCCCCGACGGTGGACGCCACGACCCGGCGCATCACTGCCCCCGCACCGGAGCCGGTGACCACGCTCGGCGCGGTGCTGCGCGGGCTGGAGGACGTGGGCGTCGCCGCCGAGGATGTGGCCCTGCGCCGCCCGACCCTCGACGAGGTGTTCCTCCAGCTGACGGGCCAGCCGGCGGCCGAGCAGGTGGCGGCGTGA
- a CDS encoding ABC transporter permease gives MAQLRWGAYDIWTITRRDLLTWVISPVRVIGEVAFPIMFVLLFGYVFGSGMVVPGGGDYRDFLMPGIFVMTMAFGIGNTMTVVATDIERGVMDRFRSLPMAPSAVVTGRCTADMINSFAALLITIGCGLFVGWSWHDGLGNALLAVALLLLLRFACLWVGIYLGLIVGSPEAAGAVWGLLFPITMVTSAFVAPELMPSWLGFIAEWNPLSSTVGAARELFGNVGASTADSWIGSHAVLMAVVWPLVLSAIFLPLSVRRYQRLSR, from the coding sequence ATCGCGCAGCTGCGCTGGGGCGCGTACGACATCTGGACGATCACCCGCCGGGATCTCCTCACCTGGGTCATCAGCCCGGTCCGCGTGATCGGCGAGGTCGCGTTCCCGATCATGTTCGTGCTGCTGTTCGGCTACGTGTTCGGCAGCGGCATGGTCGTCCCGGGCGGCGGCGACTACCGGGACTTCCTGATGCCGGGCATCTTCGTCATGACCATGGCGTTCGGCATCGGCAACACGATGACCGTCGTCGCGACCGACATCGAGCGCGGCGTGATGGATCGCTTCCGCTCCCTGCCCATGGCCCCGTCCGCCGTCGTGACCGGGCGCTGCACGGCCGACATGATCAACTCGTTCGCTGCCCTGCTGATCACGATCGGCTGCGGCCTCTTCGTCGGTTGGAGCTGGCACGACGGACTCGGCAACGCGCTGCTCGCGGTCGCGCTCCTGCTGCTGTTGCGCTTCGCCTGCCTGTGGGTCGGCATCTACCTCGGCCTGATCGTCGGCAGCCCGGAGGCCGCAGGGGCGGTCTGGGGCCTGCTGTTCCCGATCACGATGGTCACGAGCGCGTTCGTCGCCCCGGAGCTGATGCCGAGCTGGCTCGGCTTCATCGCCGAGTGGAACCCGCTGTCTTCGACGGTCGGCGCGGCCCGCGAGCTCTTCGGCAACGTCGGGGCCAGCACCGCCGACTCCTGGATCGGCTCGCACGCCGTCCTCATGGCCGTGGTCTGGCCGCTCGTGCTCTCCGCGATCTTCCTACCGCTGTCCGTCCGCCGTTACCAGCGCCTGTCGCGCTGA
- a CDS encoding 3-hydroxybutyryl-CoA dehydrogenase, with product MRVGVIGGGQMGAGIAEVCARSGVDVTVVEASDERAERSRASIEKSLDRGVRSGKLSEDEKSAALDHLAVTATFEDLEGADAAIEAIVEDEQLKRDVFRRLDELLPDAKFLASNTSSVPIMKLGAETKHPGRVLGMHFFNPVPVLPLVELVTSIMTEPETVSEVRTFAENVLGKQCIDSQDRAGFVVNALLIPYLLSAIRMYESGFASKEDIDQGMVLGCAHPMGPLRLSDLIGLDTLLAVAESLHDEFRDPASVSPALLNRMVEAGLLGRKTGRGFYDYSK from the coding sequence ATGCGAGTCGGTGTGATCGGTGGTGGCCAGATGGGCGCGGGGATCGCGGAGGTCTGCGCGCGATCCGGCGTCGACGTGACCGTGGTGGAGGCAAGCGACGAGCGCGCCGAGCGCTCACGCGCCTCGATCGAGAAGTCGCTGGACCGGGGCGTGCGCTCCGGCAAGCTGAGCGAGGACGAGAAGTCCGCCGCCCTCGACCACCTCGCGGTGACCGCGACGTTCGAGGACCTCGAGGGCGCGGACGCGGCGATCGAGGCGATCGTCGAGGACGAGCAGCTCAAGCGCGACGTCTTCCGGCGCCTCGACGAGCTCCTGCCCGACGCGAAGTTCCTCGCCTCCAACACGTCCTCGGTGCCGATCATGAAGCTCGGCGCCGAGACTAAGCACCCGGGCCGCGTGCTCGGGATGCACTTCTTCAACCCGGTGCCGGTGCTTCCGCTCGTCGAGCTGGTCACGTCGATCATGACCGAGCCCGAGACCGTCAGCGAAGTCCGCACGTTCGCGGAGAACGTGCTCGGCAAGCAGTGCATCGACTCCCAGGACCGCGCGGGCTTCGTCGTCAACGCGCTGCTGATCCCGTACCTGCTCAGCGCGATCCGCATGTACGAGTCGGGCTTTGCCTCCAAGGAGGACATCGACCAGGGCATGGTGCTGGGCTGCGCGCACCCGATGGGGCCGCTGCGGCTCTCCGATCTGATCGGCTTGGATACGTTGCTGGCGGTCGCCGAGTCCCTGCACGACGAGTTCCGCGACCCCGCTTCGGTGTCCCCGGCACTTCTCAACCGCATGGTCGAGGCCGGCCTGCTCGGTCGCAAGACCGGGCGGGGCTTCTACGACTACTCGAAGTAG
- a CDS encoding nuclear transport factor 2 family protein — MSASDREELARLEEEWMSAMQSRDMDRLEELVADGFTFTAVHLNPDPMTREQWMGAAREGYTITSFAFEEMDVDVFGDTAVIHSRFSQLASWDENNLTNLFRLTDVWARGTNGWQVVARHSSILT; from the coding sequence ATGAGTGCGTCCGATCGTGAAGAGCTGGCTCGGCTGGAAGAGGAGTGGATGTCCGCGATGCAGTCGCGGGACATGGATCGCCTCGAGGAGCTCGTCGCGGATGGCTTCACCTTCACGGCGGTCCACCTCAACCCCGATCCGATGACGCGCGAGCAGTGGATGGGCGCTGCCCGCGAGGGCTACACGATCACGTCGTTCGCCTTCGAGGAGATGGACGTGGATGTGTTCGGCGACACGGCGGTGATCCACTCGCGGTTCTCACAGCTCGCGAGCTGGGACGAGAACAACCTCACGAACCTGTTCCGGCTCACGGACGTGTGGGCGCGTGGGACCAACGGGTGGCAGGTCGTCGCCCGCCACTCGTCGATCCTGACCTGA
- the lexA gene encoding transcriptional repressor LexA — MDIGKDLTKRQQEIFDFIKRYSASHGYPPTVRDIGKAVGLASSSTVHAHLANLEKVGLLRRDPSKPRAIELLDKAASATTTAIDAVKSAVLPNGLPLVGHVAAGQPLLAEENIEEYVAIPEIAGGEDGEYLLRVRGDSMIKAGILPDDVVVVRQQDTADDGQIVVALVGEEATVKRYFKEADHVRLQPENDALEPIRSREVQVLGRVVGVMRRVA; from the coding sequence ATGGACATCGGCAAGGATCTGACGAAGCGCCAGCAGGAGATCTTCGACTTCATCAAGCGCTATTCAGCCAGTCACGGCTATCCGCCGACGGTGCGAGACATCGGGAAGGCGGTCGGGCTGGCGTCGTCGTCGACGGTGCATGCGCACCTGGCGAACCTGGAGAAGGTCGGGCTGCTGCGGCGCGATCCATCCAAGCCACGCGCGATCGAGTTGCTGGACAAGGCAGCCTCGGCGACGACGACGGCGATCGACGCGGTGAAGTCCGCGGTGCTGCCGAACGGGCTGCCGCTCGTCGGGCACGTGGCCGCCGGTCAGCCGTTGCTGGCCGAGGAGAACATCGAGGAGTACGTCGCGATCCCGGAGATCGCGGGCGGTGAAGATGGCGAGTACCTGCTGCGGGTGCGCGGGGACTCGATGATCAAGGCGGGGATCCTCCCGGACGACGTGGTCGTCGTCCGCCAGCAGGACACGGCCGACGATGGGCAGATCGTCGTCGCGCTCGTGGGCGAGGAGGCCACCGTGAAGCGCTACTTCAAGGAGGCGGACCACGTGCGTCTGCAACCGGAGAACGATGCCCTGGAGCCGATCCGCTCGCGTGAGGTGCAAGTCCTCGGCCGGGTGGTCGGCGTGATGCGGAGGGTCGCATAA
- a CDS encoding tyrosine-type recombinase/integrase, whose protein sequence is MPKLTKDQIAAKIAALQAKLEDDDGGVYEDPDTKRWFIVMRPPGAEKTTTRRRAPDGSRLRTRDEALIARGQWEAQMQSGTVAVGRERFETFWPHYLRHAKAEMTRGSWDDLRAHGDKRLLPFFSGMQLSRIGVDTVREWRATMHECVEAGEWAPKTINNARIALLSCFRMAVADRLMAHNPVLDVKPLPIDFIERPYLQIGQINGYIDACAPRYRPLAAFLVGTGARVSEAIGLGLGDVDLQAGAVRIHKQRARDATLTTRPTKGRNFRTVAIGPGLVAVLRDMLALRTERGVDDAGWLFLCPPTARGRYSRRDEPRPPHRKTVHDWHEQALEDAGLTDMPLHALRHTAAAAWLGTGRSLEFVRAQLGHSSVKVTSDYYGHLEEHFRAAGVADTEARIQAAREARLVAMP, encoded by the coding sequence TTGCCGAAGCTCACCAAGGACCAGATCGCGGCCAAGATCGCCGCGCTGCAGGCCAAGCTCGAAGACGACGACGGCGGCGTCTACGAGGACCCAGACACCAAGCGCTGGTTCATCGTCATGCGCCCACCCGGCGCCGAGAAGACCACCACCCGCCGACGCGCCCCCGACGGCAGCCGACTCCGCACACGGGACGAAGCACTGATCGCCCGCGGCCAATGGGAAGCGCAGATGCAGTCGGGAACGGTCGCTGTCGGCCGCGAGCGCTTCGAGACCTTCTGGCCGCACTACCTGCGCCACGCCAAGGCGGAGATGACGCGCGGCTCGTGGGACGACCTCCGCGCCCACGGCGACAAACGACTGCTCCCGTTCTTCAGCGGGATGCAGCTCAGCCGCATCGGCGTCGACACCGTCCGCGAATGGCGGGCGACGATGCACGAGTGCGTCGAAGCCGGCGAGTGGGCGCCCAAGACGATCAACAACGCGCGGATCGCCCTACTCAGCTGCTTCCGGATGGCCGTCGCCGATCGGCTGATGGCGCACAACCCGGTGCTGGACGTCAAGCCGCTGCCGATCGACTTCATCGAGCGCCCGTATCTCCAGATCGGCCAGATCAACGGATACATCGACGCCTGCGCGCCGCGCTACCGCCCGCTCGCCGCCTTCCTCGTTGGGACGGGCGCCCGCGTCTCGGAAGCGATCGGGCTGGGATTGGGCGATGTGGACCTGCAGGCCGGAGCGGTCAGGATCCACAAGCAGCGCGCGCGGGACGCGACGCTCACCACGCGTCCGACCAAGGGACGCAATTTCCGCACCGTGGCGATCGGGCCCGGCCTGGTCGCCGTGCTGCGCGACATGCTCGCGCTGCGGACCGAACGCGGTGTCGACGACGCCGGTTGGCTGTTCCTCTGTCCGCCGACCGCACGAGGACGCTACTCGCGGCGCGACGAGCCCCGGCCGCCGCACCGCAAGACCGTCCACGACTGGCACGAGCAGGCGCTCGAGGACGCCGGCCTCACCGACATGCCGCTGCACGCGCTCCGTCACACCGCCGCGGCCGCGTGGCTCGGTACGGGACGTTCACTTGAGTTCGTGCGCGCGCAGCTCGGCCACAGCTCCGTGAAGGTCACCAGCGACTACTACGGCCACCTCGAAGAGCACTTCCGGGCGGCCGGCGTCGCGGACACCGAAGCCCGGATCCAGGCGGCGCGGGAAGCCCGACTCGTGGCGATGCCCTAG
- a CDS encoding helix-turn-helix domain-containing protein: MADLLKPADVCDQLKVSRAWLYRAAADGRIPSLRLGGPDGPLRFEPDAIDAWIDRARAAWRPGDTSAATLRRVS, from the coding sequence ATGGCGGATCTGCTGAAACCGGCAGACGTCTGCGATCAACTGAAGGTGTCTCGCGCCTGGCTCTATCGCGCTGCCGCGGATGGGCGCATCCCGTCTCTGCGGCTCGGTGGCCCGGATGGGCCATTGCGCTTCGAGCCCGACGCGATCGACGCGTGGATCGATCGCGCTCGTGCGGCGTGGCGGCCCGGAGATACCAGTGCCGCCACACTGCGCCGCGTCTCCTAG
- a CDS encoding sigma-70 family RNA polymerase sigma factor yields MARDTRTQPLPTSGFERRLIAAAGAGDRAAQHRLLKLYEPMVRTIASRYFVPGAEPEDLAQEARMAILDATPRWEPARGVPFSSFAWMCATREARTVVQAARARKHLLLTLAASIDALDEHPQRSQSPWASAVARKQTRRTPVAMQLVGPPDDDPVTKVISREQLRLVARRGRALSPLERRALALATTDHTHHEIAETLHVGVRAVNNALQRARCKLRNAQVA; encoded by the coding sequence ATGGCACGTGACACCCGCACCCAACCGCTCCCCACGTCGGGCTTCGAACGACGACTCATCGCCGCCGCCGGGGCAGGGGATCGCGCAGCCCAGCACCGGCTGCTCAAGTTGTACGAGCCGATGGTGCGCACCATCGCTTCCCGCTACTTCGTCCCCGGCGCCGAGCCAGAGGACCTGGCGCAGGAGGCGCGGATGGCCATCCTTGACGCAACGCCGCGGTGGGAGCCCGCCCGCGGGGTGCCGTTCAGCAGCTTCGCCTGGATGTGCGCGACCCGTGAGGCGCGAACCGTCGTTCAGGCGGCACGGGCACGCAAGCACCTCTTGCTTACTCTTGCAGCGTCGATTGACGCGTTGGACGAGCACCCGCAGCGCTCCCAATCCCCATGGGCGAGTGCGGTCGCCCGCAAGCAGACGCGTCGAACGCCGGTGGCGATGCAGCTCGTCGGCCCGCCCGACGATGATCCGGTGACAAAAGTGATCTCTCGCGAGCAGCTGCGCCTCGTGGCTCGCCGTGGCCGGGCGCTCTCTCCGCTCGAGCGTCGCGCGCTGGCACTGGCCACCACGGATCACACGCATCATGAAATTGCCGAGACGCTTCATGTCGGCGTCCGGGCGGTCAACAACGCGCTGCAGCGGGCGCGCTGCAAGCTTCGGAATGCGCAGGTGGCGTGA
- a CDS encoding EsaB/YukD family protein — protein sequence MTQVPLHAIGASEDLGPLLRVRVEAPDGASLVSVPADEPINVFVADLAEALAVTPADAHWSFGPSSDSVFDRRMSLGELGVRDGDVLVMRRLQPAATSQEFACSLHARTQLTLPARLTPAERAGIALRESMRHGPSHGAPQPNETAADPEVLSLPTRTPLWRRMRSAWAASDYERRLDERITAPRLAQCATIAVLSPKGGPGKTTVTALLGSLLAYLRSDRVIAVDANPDFGSLGRRLTPQHDVFLDDLLHGCLCDSALSAAAFDGALGRGPDGLMVAPAPTDPQRASALDEDAYRALFTRLATFAGALVLDCGTGLDAPPARAALARADQVVLLTDAEPDTASLVWEAATWLRDVAPPLVLVVNKHEPRSELNVETFGQAIPFARGLITIPREDAAATLLRSGRFSWSQAAPGWRIRVRELAALLTADWPGLGLEASRRR from the coding sequence ATGACGCAAGTCCCGCTCCACGCCATTGGAGCGTCCGAGGATCTCGGACCGCTGCTCAGAGTCAGGGTCGAAGCGCCCGACGGCGCGAGCCTCGTGAGCGTTCCAGCCGACGAACCCATCAACGTGTTCGTCGCGGATCTGGCCGAGGCCCTTGCCGTCACGCCAGCGGATGCGCACTGGTCCTTTGGCCCCAGCTCGGACTCCGTGTTCGACCGTCGCATGTCGCTCGGAGAGCTCGGGGTACGAGACGGAGACGTGCTCGTCATGCGGCGTCTGCAGCCCGCCGCCACCTCGCAGGAGTTCGCGTGCTCGCTCCACGCCCGCACGCAACTCACCCTGCCGGCTCGATTGACTCCCGCCGAACGGGCCGGCATCGCGCTCCGCGAGTCCATGCGACACGGACCGTCACACGGAGCGCCTCAACCGAACGAGACGGCGGCCGACCCTGAAGTGCTGTCGCTGCCCACGCGGACTCCGCTCTGGCGGCGGATGCGGAGTGCCTGGGCCGCGAGCGACTATGAGCGCCGTCTCGATGAGCGGATCACCGCACCACGGCTTGCCCAATGCGCCACCATCGCGGTCTTGTCGCCCAAGGGCGGTCCCGGCAAGACCACGGTGACCGCGCTGCTCGGCTCGCTGCTCGCGTACCTACGGAGCGACCGCGTCATCGCGGTCGACGCGAATCCCGACTTCGGATCGCTCGGCCGGCGCCTCACTCCCCAGCACGACGTGTTCCTCGACGACCTGCTGCATGGGTGCCTGTGCGACTCCGCTCTGTCGGCAGCAGCCTTCGACGGCGCTCTTGGTCGCGGTCCGGACGGCCTGATGGTGGCGCCGGCGCCGACTGATCCGCAGCGCGCCAGCGCGCTCGACGAGGACGCCTACCGCGCATTGTTCACTCGCCTCGCGACGTTCGCCGGTGCGCTCGTGCTGGACTGCGGCACCGGCCTGGACGCGCCTCCGGCCCGTGCGGCCCTCGCCCGCGCGGATCAAGTCGTCCTCCTCACGGACGCCGAACCTGACACGGCAAGCCTGGTTTGGGAAGCCGCTACCTGGCTGCGCGACGTGGCGCCACCGCTGGTGTTGGTCGTCAACAAGCACGAGCCGCGCTCCGAGCTCAACGTTGAGACGTTCGGTCAGGCGATCCCGTTCGCACGCGGGCTGATCACGATCCCACGCGAGGATGCCGCCGCCACGCTCCTCCGAAGTGGCCGTTTCAGCTGGTCGCAAGCGGCTCCAGGCTGGCGGATCCGTGTGCGCGAGCTGGCCGCGTTGTTGACCGCCGACTGGCCGGGTCTCGGTCTCGAGGCGAGCCGACGTCGCTGA